The following proteins come from a genomic window of Sandaracinaceae bacterium:
- a CDS encoding MXAN_6577-like cysteine-rich protein translates to MALRRVGWLALSMLALGCESPPLDALDGAVALAAFGAPCEVSEDCESGICLALEDGRAVCSRVCGARTDCPAGRNWECVQPDIDARVCGCVPNASREVCGDGLDNDCNGAADDCRFCEGEVVAPEDPRHCGGCGRACPDGAVCDDAACVCPEGTADCGGRCVDLSSDDLHCGRCGSTCPDGVPCLDGDCGCGFGERVCEGGCVDVFEDPTNCGDCGVRCAVDEVCVRGSCACPDGGMRCGGACLSVQADPMNCGGCRNVCASAQRCVRGTCTCPDGGALCGRDCVDLDADPMHCGACGRACPAGAPCVRGVCDCPMGGVACSGLCVDTLNDPNHCGACGMRCGPGQSCVDGVCACPAGETYCGRCLDTSSDSFNCGLCGRTCTGGQLCQDGSCVCPDGEVRCGARCVDLDSDDDHCGACDTRCPAASDGCMAGACTCPGDGELCGGFCADLSTSNQHCGACFNRCPFGGSCDAGACRCPAGEVVCDGRCVVLDSSPVNCGACGNRCPSGGTCSSGVCECPVGETDCGGACRDLDSAESDCGMCGNVCAVTCVTGGCETVVGLRASETSACARLSSGRLLCWGTPGPTLFFGRAPTLVTVPPPTAIDFDHSIDDTHCYVATDQSVHCWGENGLNQVGDGTTTDRPSPIRLSGVTATQLSVGPPATCARAADGTVRCWGSNYGSAAGAPPGRVSTPTVVPGLAGVAEVHVGERHACARLEDGTVRCWGSNYDGQLGDGTTTSASTPVVVSGLSDAVQIALGRNHTCARRAAGAVSCWGNNVLGQIGDGGTADRLTPTPVTGLTDAIDLAASGDHACVARSSGRASCWGAGSSGQLGDGLRRASRAPVDAGTLTDVVAVAAGAEHSCARTSGGGVWCWGEGGAYQLGRGFSSDSHIPVVVAW, encoded by the coding sequence GTGGCGTTGAGGCGTGTCGGTTGGCTCGCGCTCTCGATGCTGGCGCTGGGCTGCGAGAGCCCGCCCCTCGACGCGCTCGACGGAGCCGTCGCGCTGGCGGCCTTCGGCGCCCCGTGCGAGGTCTCGGAGGACTGCGAGAGCGGCATCTGCCTCGCGCTCGAGGACGGTCGCGCCGTCTGTTCGCGGGTGTGCGGCGCGCGCACGGACTGCCCCGCGGGCCGCAACTGGGAGTGCGTGCAGCCGGACATCGACGCGCGCGTCTGTGGTTGCGTGCCGAACGCGTCGCGCGAGGTCTGCGGGGACGGGCTCGACAACGACTGTAACGGCGCCGCGGACGACTGCCGGTTCTGTGAGGGGGAGGTCGTCGCGCCCGAGGACCCTCGGCACTGCGGGGGCTGCGGCCGCGCGTGCCCCGACGGCGCGGTCTGCGACGACGCGGCCTGCGTCTGTCCCGAAGGCACGGCGGACTGCGGGGGGCGCTGCGTGGATCTCTCCTCCGACGACCTCCACTGCGGTCGCTGTGGGTCCACCTGTCCGGATGGCGTGCCGTGTCTGGACGGGGACTGCGGCTGCGGTTTCGGCGAGCGGGTCTGCGAGGGCGGCTGCGTCGACGTGTTCGAGGATCCGACGAACTGCGGCGACTGCGGCGTGCGCTGCGCCGTCGACGAGGTCTGTGTGCGCGGATCGTGCGCCTGTCCCGACGGAGGGATGCGCTGCGGTGGCGCGTGCCTGTCGGTGCAGGCGGACCCCATGAACTGCGGCGGGTGCAGGAACGTCTGCGCCTCCGCGCAGCGGTGCGTCCGCGGGACGTGCACGTGCCCCGACGGCGGCGCGCTGTGCGGCCGCGACTGCGTCGATCTCGACGCGGACCCCATGCACTGCGGCGCGTGCGGCCGCGCCTGCCCGGCCGGCGCCCCCTGCGTTCGCGGCGTGTGCGACTGCCCCATGGGAGGCGTCGCCTGCTCCGGCCTCTGCGTCGACACCCTCAACGACCCGAACCACTGCGGCGCGTGCGGGATGCGCTGCGGCCCCGGGCAGTCCTGTGTCGACGGCGTCTGCGCGTGCCCGGCCGGCGAGACGTATTGCGGCCGCTGCCTGGACACCTCGAGTGACAGCTTCAACTGCGGCCTCTGCGGCCGAACGTGCACCGGAGGGCAGCTCTGTCAGGACGGCTCCTGCGTCTGCCCGGACGGGGAGGTCCGCTGCGGCGCACGCTGTGTGGATCTCGACAGCGACGACGACCACTGCGGCGCGTGCGATACCCGCTGCCCTGCCGCGTCGGACGGCTGCATGGCCGGGGCTTGCACGTGCCCGGGCGATGGGGAGCTCTGCGGAGGCTTCTGCGCCGACCTCTCGACGAGCAACCAGCACTGCGGCGCCTGCTTCAACCGTTGCCCCTTCGGGGGGAGCTGCGACGCGGGCGCGTGCCGCTGCCCCGCCGGAGAGGTGGTTTGTGACGGTCGCTGCGTCGTCCTCGACTCGAGCCCGGTCAATTGCGGCGCGTGTGGCAACCGGTGCCCGAGCGGCGGCACGTGCTCGAGCGGAGTGTGCGAGTGCCCCGTCGGCGAGACCGACTGCGGGGGGGCTTGCCGCGATCTCGACTCCGCCGAGTCGGACTGCGGGATGTGCGGCAACGTCTGCGCGGTCACCTGCGTGACGGGCGGCTGCGAGACGGTGGTCGGGCTTCGGGCGAGCGAGACGTCGGCTTGTGCGCGACTGTCGAGCGGTCGCCTGCTGTGCTGGGGGACTCCCGGCCCCACCCTCTTCTTCGGTCGAGCGCCGACGCTGGTCACCGTGCCCCCGCCGACGGCCATCGACTTCGACCACTCCATCGACGACACCCACTGCTACGTGGCGACGGACCAGTCGGTTCATTGCTGGGGCGAGAACGGGCTGAACCAGGTCGGCGACGGCACGACGACCGACCGGCCGAGCCCGATCCGACTCTCGGGCGTCACCGCCACGCAGCTCAGCGTCGGGCCCCCCGCGACCTGCGCCCGCGCCGCTGACGGCACGGTGCGCTGCTGGGGGAGCAACTACGGGAGCGCGGCGGGCGCGCCGCCTGGGCGCGTGTCGACGCCGACCGTGGTGCCGGGGCTGGCGGGTGTGGCCGAGGTTCACGTGGGTGAGCGGCACGCCTGCGCGCGTCTCGAGGACGGCACCGTGCGTTGCTGGGGCTCCAATTATGACGGGCAGCTCGGTGACGGGACGACCACGAGCGCGTCGACGCCGGTCGTCGTGTCGGGGCTCAGCGACGCGGTTCAGATCGCCCTGGGGCGCAACCATACGTGCGCGCGGCGAGCCGCCGGGGCCGTGAGCTGCTGGGGGAACAACGTTCTGGGTCAGATCGGGGACGGAGGGACCGCTGACCGGCTGACGCCGACCCCGGTCACCGGGCTCACCGACGCGATCGACCTGGCCGCCTCGGGGGATCACGCGTGCGTCGCGCGAAGCTCGGGGAGGGCGTCCTGCTGGGGCGCGGGGAGCAGCGGCCAGCTGGGCGATGGGCTGAGGCGGGCGTCCCGCGCGCCGGTCGACGCGGGGACGCTCACGGACGTCGTGGCCGTCGCGGCCGGGGCGGAGCACAGCTGCGCGCGCACGAGCGGAGGCGGCGTCTGGTGCTGGGGAGAGGGCGGCGCCTACCAGCTCGGGCGAGGCTTCAGCAGCGACTCGCACATCCCCGTCGTCGTCGCCTGGTAG